In one window of Sphingomonas glaciei DNA:
- a CDS encoding SDR family NAD(P)-dependent oxidoreductase yields MDTIVIGASGGIGAALADCFEAGGDRVHRLSRAAGSIDLADPSSIAGAAAALPFAAVQRLVVATGLLHAEGLAPERSLRDLDAERLQRSFLVNTIGPALVLRHFAPLLARQGRVEVAILSARVGSIADNRLGGWYGYRASKAALNQFVRTAAVELARTRPDSVVVALHPGTVDTAMSRPFQANVPAERLFTPRQSAEHLAAVLARLLRTDSGGFFDWKGDPIPF; encoded by the coding sequence ATGGATACCATCGTCATCGGCGCGTCGGGCGGGATCGGCGCGGCGCTCGCCGACTGCTTCGAGGCAGGGGGCGACCGGGTGCACCGATTGTCGCGCGCGGCCGGGAGCATCGACCTTGCCGACCCGTCAAGCATCGCGGGGGCGGCCGCCGCCCTTCCCTTCGCTGCCGTGCAGCGGCTGGTGGTCGCGACCGGCCTGCTTCACGCCGAGGGGCTGGCGCCCGAACGCTCGCTGCGCGACCTCGATGCCGAGCGGCTCCAGCGCAGTTTCCTGGTCAACACGATCGGGCCGGCACTGGTGCTGCGCCATTTCGCCCCGCTTCTGGCGCGGCAGGGCCGGGTCGAGGTCGCGATTTTGTCCGCGCGGGTGGGGAGCATCGCCGACAACCGGCTCGGCGGCTGGTACGGCTACCGGGCGAGCAAGGCGGCGCTCAACCAATTCGTGCGGACCGCGGCGGTGGAACTGGCGCGGACCCGCCCGGACAGCGTGGTGGTGGCGCTCCACCCCGGAACCGTCGACACCGCGATGAGCCGGCCGTTCCAGGCCAATGTCCCGGCCGAGCGACTTTTCACGCCTCGACAGTCGGCCGAACATCTCGCCGCCGTCCTCGCCCGGCTGCTGCGCACCGACAGCGGCGGCTTCTTCGACTGGAAGGGCGATCCCATCCCCTTCTGA
- a CDS encoding metal-dependent hydrolase, with protein MTPTDLTITPRDRRFGREDKTPRWWLNDSPYETALFNALSATFPKGEAYFIESIRAFRDAADDKLAGEIRAFTTQEVIHSREHVAFNRRAADSGYDLAPLERKVQESLDLLKGRPPILDLAATMALEHFTAIIAHELLANPRHLANADQATADLWRWHAVEEIEHKGVAYDTWLAATKDWTRYKRWKVKSILMLLVTRNFVQHRTEGVLELLRQDGITGLRAWAGALWAMWGKPGLFRKVGAAWLSYFLPRFHPWNEDDRELIAGWDATYDYRQDPPARKVRRAA; from the coding sequence GTGACCCCGACAGACCTCACCATCACCCCGCGCGACCGCCGTTTCGGCCGTGAGGACAAGACCCCGCGCTGGTGGCTGAACGATTCGCCCTACGAGACCGCGCTGTTCAATGCGCTGTCGGCGACCTTCCCCAAGGGCGAGGCCTATTTCATCGAAAGCATCCGCGCCTTTCGCGATGCTGCCGACGACAAGCTGGCGGGCGAGATTCGCGCCTTCACCACCCAGGAAGTGATCCACAGCCGCGAGCATGTCGCCTTCAATCGCCGGGCCGCGGACTCGGGCTACGACCTCGCTCCGCTTGAACGGAAGGTCCAGGAAAGCCTCGACCTGTTGAAGGGCCGGCCGCCGATCCTCGACCTCGCCGCGACGATGGCGCTGGAGCATTTCACCGCGATCATCGCCCACGAACTCCTCGCCAACCCGCGCCACCTCGCCAATGCCGACCAGGCCACCGCCGACCTGTGGCGCTGGCATGCGGTGGAGGAGATCGAGCACAAGGGGGTCGCCTACGACACCTGGCTCGCCGCGACCAAGGACTGGACCCGCTACAAGCGCTGGAAGGTGAAGAGCATCCTGATGCTGCTGGTCACCCGCAACTTCGTCCAGCACCGGACCGAGGGCGTGCTCGAACTGCTTCGCCAAGACGGCATCACCGGCCTTCGCGCCTGGGCCGGCGCCTTGTGGGCGATGTGGGGCAAGCCCGGCCTGTTCCGCAAAGTCGGCGCCGCTTGGCTGAGCTACTTCCTGCCCCGCTTCCACCCCTGGAACGAGGACGACCGGGAACTCATCGCGGGCTGGGACGCGACCTACGACTATCGCCAGGACCCGCCCGCCCGGAAGGTACGGCGAGCGGCCTGA
- a CDS encoding GNAT family N-acetyltransferase: MFARTERLLLRPGWAEDAPALAQAIADEAIVRNLALAPWPYGLEEAKSFLDAPKDPVLPTFLLFRRTDGEPELIGGAGFARTPGGGVELGYWIARAHWGNGYALEAGRQLIEIARTLGLTRLEAGHFVDNPASGRVLEKLGFRPTGRTVPRHSCARGSEVPCRLFTLELAAGEEMLAA, encoded by the coding sequence ATGTTCGCGCGGACCGAAAGATTGCTGCTGAGACCCGGCTGGGCCGAGGATGCACCTGCCCTGGCGCAGGCGATCGCCGACGAAGCGATCGTCCGCAACCTGGCGCTGGCGCCGTGGCCCTATGGGCTGGAGGAGGCGAAGAGCTTCCTCGACGCGCCCAAGGATCCGGTGCTGCCGACCTTTCTGCTGTTCCGCCGCACCGACGGCGAGCCCGAGTTGATCGGCGGCGCGGGCTTTGCGCGCACACCCGGCGGCGGGGTCGAACTCGGTTACTGGATCGCCCGCGCGCATTGGGGAAATGGCTATGCGCTGGAGGCCGGCCGGCAGCTGATCGAGATCGCACGGACGCTCGGCCTGACGCGGCTCGAGGCCGGGCACTTCGTCGACAACCCCGCCAGCGGCCGGGTGCTCGAGAAGCTCGGCTTCCGGCCGACCGGCCGCACCGTGCCGCGGCACAGCTGCGCGCGGGGCAGCGAGGTGCCGTGCCGGCTGTTCACGCTGGAGCTGGCCGCGGGCGAGGAAATGCTCGCGGCGTGA
- a CDS encoding serine hydrolase domain-containing protein, with product MRVSVAILLASVASAAPAAPANLQSSAAAILSQDVPVDGPGVAAVISENGRIVWSGAAGRADLATKAPLSPDSVFRYASITKQFTAALTLKLVDEGRLSLDDTLGKLLPSETPAAWHPVTVRQLLNHTSGIPSYTAKPGFMAEAATSRSITTQGLIDATRDMPMDFAPGTAFRYNNSGYVLLTALVEKVTGKRWYTALREKITGPLGLRSIHCGCEPGAAEVAGYTRGNGLSQKIDMSFPSGAGALVGNVGDLARWAAALHGGKVLKPATYQAMIAPQLPGGAAERYGFGLSRGEVRGLQTIGHNGGIFGFNTESLYVPDTKLFVAVLSNSDTREPGADTTARRLLASAAGVPFPMMTAQALDTKAVEPFLGVYKFPEAERRLLLRDGKLFTQRTGSEALEVSPAGNGRYFYGLSSLSYFELTRGADGKAVMRFHPNGAIKAEQGMWTGAAPVEAASVTLSPADRAAMAGTYAMGPVTMTIADTGTGLTGQLTGQQPIALAATGRRELRTVGIDARMMFEEVDGKVVRVVLHQNGRTIPFERKP from the coding sequence ATGCGCGTATCTGTTGCGATTCTCTTGGCGTCGGTGGCGTCCGCTGCTCCGGCAGCTCCGGCCAACCTCCAAAGCAGCGCCGCGGCGATCCTTTCCCAGGACGTGCCCGTCGACGGCCCGGGCGTCGCTGCGGTGATTAGCGAGAATGGGCGGATTGTGTGGAGCGGAGCCGCCGGCCGCGCCGACCTTGCGACCAAGGCTCCGCTCTCGCCCGACAGCGTCTTCCGCTACGCCTCGATCACCAAGCAGTTCACCGCTGCCCTGACGCTGAAACTGGTCGACGAAGGCCGGCTGTCGCTCGACGACACGCTCGGCAAGCTGCTGCCGTCCGAAACGCCGGCGGCGTGGCACCCGGTCACCGTCCGCCAGCTGCTCAATCACACCTCGGGCATCCCGAGCTACACGGCCAAGCCGGGCTTCATGGCCGAAGCCGCGACCTCCCGGTCGATCACCACCCAGGGGCTGATCGACGCTACCCGCGACATGCCGATGGACTTCGCGCCTGGGACCGCCTTCCGCTACAACAACAGTGGCTATGTCCTCCTGACCGCGCTGGTCGAAAAGGTCACCGGCAAGCGGTGGTACACCGCGCTGCGGGAAAAGATCACGGGTCCGCTCGGGCTGCGCTCGATCCACTGCGGCTGTGAGCCGGGAGCGGCGGAGGTCGCCGGCTATACCCGAGGCAATGGCCTGTCGCAGAAGATCGACATGAGTTTTCCAAGCGGGGCAGGGGCCCTCGTCGGCAATGTCGGCGATCTCGCCCGCTGGGCCGCGGCGCTGCACGGCGGCAAGGTGCTGAAGCCCGCCACCTACCAGGCAATGATCGCCCCGCAGCTGCCCGGCGGCGCTGCCGAGCGCTACGGCTTCGGCCTTTCGCGAGGCGAGGTGCGTGGACTCCAGACCATCGGTCACAATGGCGGAATCTTCGGCTTCAACACCGAAAGCCTCTACGTCCCCGACACGAAACTGTTCGTGGCGGTGCTGAGCAACAGCGACACGCGTGAGCCGGGTGCCGACACCACCGCCCGCCGCCTGCTCGCCAGCGCTGCCGGTGTGCCCTTTCCGATGATGACCGCGCAGGCTCTGGACACGAAAGCTGTCGAGCCTTTCCTCGGCGTCTACAAGTTTCCCGAAGCCGAGCGGCGTCTGCTGCTGCGCGACGGCAAGCTGTTCACCCAGCGTACCGGCAGCGAGGCGCTCGAAGTCTCTCCGGCCGGCAATGGCCGCTATTTCTACGGGCTGTCGTCTCTCAGCTATTTCGAGCTCACCCGCGGCGCCGACGGCAAGGCGGTGATGCGCTTCCATCCCAATGGCGCGATCAAGGCGGAACAGGGAATGTGGACTGGCGCCGCACCGGTCGAGGCAGCGTCGGTCACGCTCAGCCCCGCCGATCGTGCAGCGATGGCCGGGACTTACGCGATGGGTCCGGTGACTATGACCATCGCCGACACCGGGACGGGTCTGACCGGCCAGCTGACCGGGCAGCAACCCATCGCACTTGCCGCGACCGGCCGACGCGAGTTGCGGACCGTCGGCATCGACGCCCGGATGATGTTCGAGGAAGTGGACGGCAAGGTCGTCCGCGTGGTGCTTCACCAGAACGGCCGGACCATCCCGTTCGAACGCAAGCCCTGA
- the rpmA gene encoding 50S ribosomal protein L27 → MAHKKAGGSSRNGRDSEGRRLGVKKFGGESVVAGNIIVRQRGTRVYPGAGVGLGKDHTLFALTDGKVEFRDGRQGRKYVHVAALINAPMADAAE, encoded by the coding sequence ATGGCACATAAGAAAGCAGGCGGCTCGTCGCGTAACGGCCGCGATTCCGAGGGCCGGCGCCTCGGCGTGAAGAAGTTCGGTGGCGAATCGGTCGTCGCTGGCAACATCATCGTGCGTCAGCGCGGCACGCGCGTGTACCCGGGTGCCGGCGTCGGCCTCGGCAAGGATCACACCCTGTTCGCGCTGACCGACGGTAAAGTCGAGTTCCGTGACGGCCGCCAAGGCCGCAAGTACGTCCACGTAGCGGCGCTTATTAACGCGCCGATGGCGGACGCAGCCGAATAG
- a CDS encoding hydrogen peroxide-inducible genes activator, producing the protein MTTFLPTLRQLQYLVALHDHGHFGRAAESCFITQSTLSASLRELETLLGSSLVERSRRVTRFTPLGSRIVAKARLVLRSAEELAEMAEAEREPLTGELRMAVIPTIAPFLLPPLLPRLRAEHPSLKLFLREEPSGAACDGLQRGAVDCALLALPFECGDIAYEILFEDRLLVASAPGEVSGDTVRADEISASRLLLLEDGHCLKDHALAACNRPEMRASAMMLGTSLHTLVQMVDNGLGVTLVPQMAVEAGLLDGTSVEVRPLVSDQANRDIALIWRQGSAREAEFRLLAAELKRLR; encoded by the coding sequence ATGACCACATTCCTTCCCACCCTCCGCCAGCTCCAATATCTCGTCGCCCTTCATGACCACGGTCACTTCGGTCGTGCGGCCGAGAGCTGCTTCATCACGCAGTCCACGCTGTCGGCTTCGCTGCGCGAGCTGGAGACCTTGCTGGGATCCTCGCTGGTCGAGCGCTCAAGGCGGGTAACCCGCTTCACGCCGCTAGGCAGCCGCATCGTCGCCAAGGCGCGGCTGGTCCTGCGATCGGCGGAAGAACTGGCCGAGATGGCCGAGGCCGAGCGCGAGCCGCTGACCGGCGAGCTTCGCATGGCGGTGATCCCGACTATCGCGCCCTTCCTCCTCCCGCCGCTATTGCCTCGGCTGCGGGCCGAGCATCCCAGCCTCAAGCTGTTCCTGCGCGAAGAGCCGAGCGGAGCGGCCTGCGACGGGCTTCAGCGCGGAGCGGTCGATTGCGCGCTGCTGGCGCTGCCGTTCGAGTGCGGCGACATCGCGTATGAAATTCTCTTCGAGGATCGGCTGCTGGTCGCCTCCGCACCGGGCGAGGTCAGCGGGGACACGGTCCGCGCGGACGAGATCAGCGCCAGCCGCCTCCTGCTGCTGGAAGATGGGCATTGCCTCAAGGACCATGCGCTGGCGGCGTGCAACCGGCCCGAGATGCGGGCCTCGGCGATGATGCTGGGGACCAGCCTGCACACGCTGGTGCAGATGGTCGACAATGGGCTGGGCGTGACGCTGGTGCCGCAGATGGCGGTGGAAGCGGGGCTGCTGGACGGGACAAGTGTCGAGGTCCGGCCGCTGGTGTCGGACCAGGCCAATCGCGACATCGCGCTGATCTGGCGCCAGGGCAGCGCACGCGAGGCGGAATTCCGGCTGCTCGCGGCGGAGTTGAAGCGGCTGCGATAG
- a CDS encoding TetR/AcrR family transcriptional regulator produces MRKRVSPEESRAAAVAAARELLKSEGAAAVTLQAVAARVGRTHANLLHHFGSAAGLQRALAEDIAQTVAASIEGVIKQRRAGTATERDVVDAMFEAFRREGAGELIGWVALTRQREALEPVIATIERIIRTMRALGDPRPVDRMTLALTLLAIGDSLAGEEIARACGLDRGAIREVAATTIEALAGSPLRD; encoded by the coding sequence TTGCGGAAAAGGGTCTCTCCGGAAGAGAGCCGCGCTGCGGCCGTCGCGGCGGCGCGCGAGCTGCTCAAGAGCGAGGGCGCGGCAGCGGTAACGCTGCAGGCGGTCGCCGCGCGGGTCGGGCGGACCCACGCCAACCTGCTCCATCACTTCGGCTCCGCGGCCGGGCTTCAGCGCGCGCTGGCCGAGGACATCGCGCAAACCGTCGCCGCCTCGATCGAAGGGGTGATCAAGCAGCGCCGCGCCGGCACCGCCACCGAGCGCGACGTGGTCGACGCGATGTTCGAAGCGTTCCGCCGCGAGGGTGCGGGCGAGCTGATCGGCTGGGTCGCGCTGACCCGCCAGCGCGAGGCGCTGGAGCCGGTGATCGCCACGATCGAGCGGATCATCCGCACCATGCGCGCACTGGGTGACCCCCGCCCGGTCGACCGGATGACCCTGGCGCTTACCCTGCTGGCGATCGGCGACAGCCTGGCGGGCGAGGAAATCGCACGCGCCTGCGGACTCGATCGCGGTGCGATTCGCGAAGTCGCGGCGACCACCATCGAGGCGCTCGCCGGAAGCCCATTGCGGGACTGA
- a CDS encoding TonB-dependent receptor plug domain-containing protein, whose translation MTTRRTSALFLTISPLALLASAPAVAQQNQEAVQEANVGQAAAQGDTPDQSTIVVTGTRRTDRTVADSPVPVDVISAESLGNTGFTEVNRALTQEVPSFNFPQPSITDGTDVIRPATLRGLGPDQTLVLINGKRRHSAALLNINGSVGRGTSAVDINMIPTIALSRVEVLRDGAAAQYGSDAIAGVINFQLRSARQGGKASVTYGKYYTDVQGVQTYNGVQTNADGSPVLTPDGVLTLNYSGDERRRRDGRTVTLAGVVAVPLNAEGQVNFAAEWQDRNPTNRTGADPRRQYNLIGTALDPREQSINRFSHRYGDAGTVDYKFWVNADHPIGAAELYLFGNLNQRNGESAGFFRQPLNGNNIASIYPDGFLPLINTKTEDQAGTVGLRGDASGWRWDVSLQYGRNMTDFFITNTLNRSFGPSSPTQFDSGGLRYGQTLANLDVTRDLALGFASKTSLSLGAEYRREKFDIRAGEIGSYANGSFGGSPGAQVFPGFQPTIAGQRVDQPHSRNNKSLYAEIDSDITDAVNIQGALRYEDYSDFGSDLNWKLAGRFEPVNGIAVRASASTGFRAPSLQQQFFAAASTQNVSGVLLDTVTLPVNNPAAQALGAKELKAEQSQSYSAGLVFSAIPRLNVTIDIYQVKIDDRIVVTENLGAFGSAAQNAAVRQVLTAAGFPTVTAARFFLNGVDTRTRGLDFVTTYRIADFIGGRLNLTGGFNYNKTKITRNAANQGSVSTIPGLILFGRQESLRLEQGQPRTKINASLDFDRQWFGATLRATRYGKVLAAGADRFNDVNLDAKTITDLELRFKPLGDRLSLALGGNNIFDVYPTKLLTGRGIDPDTGLARNYSANNYFLPFSSFSPFGFNGRYLYGRASIDF comes from the coding sequence ATGACCACTCGCCGTACCAGCGCCTTGTTCCTGACCATCAGCCCGCTTGCGCTTCTGGCCTCCGCACCTGCTGTGGCGCAGCAGAACCAGGAAGCGGTGCAGGAGGCGAATGTCGGCCAGGCCGCGGCCCAGGGCGACACCCCCGATCAGTCGACCATCGTCGTCACCGGTACCCGCCGAACCGACCGGACCGTGGCCGACTCGCCGGTTCCCGTCGATGTCATCTCGGCCGAATCCCTCGGCAACACCGGCTTCACCGAGGTCAACCGCGCGCTGACCCAGGAGGTGCCGAGCTTCAACTTCCCGCAGCCGTCGATCACTGACGGCACCGACGTGATCCGTCCCGCCACCCTGCGCGGCCTCGGGCCAGATCAGACCCTGGTGCTGATCAACGGTAAGCGCCGCCACAGCGCCGCGCTGCTCAACATCAACGGCTCGGTCGGACGCGGAACCAGCGCGGTCGACATCAACATGATCCCGACCATCGCGCTGAGCCGGGTCGAGGTGCTGCGCGACGGCGCCGCCGCCCAATATGGCTCGGATGCGATCGCCGGGGTCATCAACTTCCAGCTGCGCAGCGCCCGGCAGGGCGGCAAGGCCAGCGTCACCTATGGCAAATATTACACCGACGTGCAGGGCGTGCAGACCTACAATGGTGTCCAGACCAATGCCGATGGCTCGCCCGTCCTGACCCCGGACGGCGTCCTGACGCTCAACTACAGCGGTGACGAGCGCCGGCGGCGCGACGGACGGACAGTGACGCTTGCCGGCGTAGTCGCCGTTCCGCTCAATGCCGAGGGACAAGTAAACTTCGCTGCCGAGTGGCAGGACCGCAATCCGACCAATCGCACCGGCGCGGATCCGCGGCGCCAGTACAACCTGATCGGGACCGCTCTCGATCCGCGCGAACAGTCCATCAATCGCTTCAGCCACCGCTACGGCGACGCCGGCACGGTCGACTATAAATTCTGGGTCAATGCCGATCATCCGATCGGTGCCGCCGAGCTCTACCTGTTCGGCAACTTGAACCAGCGCAACGGCGAGAGTGCCGGCTTCTTCCGGCAGCCCCTCAACGGCAACAACATCGCCTCCATCTATCCAGACGGCTTCCTGCCGTTGATCAACACCAAGACCGAAGACCAGGCGGGAACGGTCGGCCTGCGCGGCGACGCCTCGGGATGGCGCTGGGACGTCTCGCTTCAATACGGTCGCAACATGACCGACTTCTTCATCACCAATACCCTCAATCGCTCGTTCGGACCGAGTTCGCCGACCCAGTTCGACAGCGGCGGGCTGCGTTACGGCCAGACACTCGCCAACCTCGACGTGACCCGTGATCTCGCGCTCGGCTTCGCCAGCAAGACCAGCCTGTCGCTCGGCGCCGAATATCGCCGTGAGAAGTTCGACATTCGCGCTGGCGAGATCGGATCCTACGCCAACGGCTCGTTTGGCGGTTCGCCCGGCGCTCAGGTGTTTCCGGGTTTCCAGCCGACCATTGCCGGCCAGCGGGTCGATCAGCCGCACAGCCGCAACAACAAGTCGCTTTATGCCGAAATCGATAGCGACATCACCGATGCGGTGAACATCCAGGGAGCGCTGCGCTACGAAGATTATTCGGATTTCGGCTCCGACCTCAACTGGAAGCTCGCCGGCCGGTTCGAGCCGGTCAACGGGATCGCCGTGCGCGCCTCAGCCTCGACCGGCTTCCGCGCACCGTCGCTTCAGCAGCAGTTCTTCGCCGCCGCCTCGACCCAGAACGTCAGCGGCGTGCTGCTCGACACCGTGACCCTACCGGTCAACAATCCGGCCGCGCAGGCGCTGGGTGCCAAGGAACTGAAGGCAGAGCAGAGCCAGAGCTATTCGGCCGGGCTGGTGTTCAGCGCCATTCCGCGCCTCAACGTGACCATCGACATCTACCAGGTGAAGATCGACGACCGCATCGTGGTCACGGAAAACCTCGGCGCGTTCGGATCGGCGGCCCAGAATGCCGCCGTCCGCCAAGTACTGACCGCCGCAGGCTTCCCGACCGTCACTGCTGCCCGATTCTTCCTCAACGGCGTCGACACCCGCACCCGCGGTCTCGATTTCGTGACGACCTATCGGATCGCCGATTTCATCGGTGGTCGCCTCAACCTCACCGGTGGCTTCAACTACAACAAGACCAAGATCACCCGGAACGCCGCCAACCAGGGCTCAGTCTCGACCATTCCGGGGCTCATCCTGTTCGGACGGCAGGAGTCGCTGCGCCTCGAGCAGGGCCAGCCACGGACCAAGATCAACGCGTCGCTCGACTTCGATCGCCAGTGGTTCGGGGCCACCCTCCGCGCCACCCGTTACGGCAAGGTGCTGGCGGCAGGCGCCGATCGCTTCAACGACGTCAATCTCGACGCCAAGACGATCACCGACCTCGAGCTGCGGTTCAAGCCGCTCGGCGACCGGCTGTCGCTGGCGCTTGGCGGCAACAACATCTTCGATGTCTACCCGACCAAGCTCCTGACCGGCCGCGGCATCGATCCCGATACCGGCCTCGCGCGCAACTATTCGGCCAACAACTACTTCCTGCCGTTCAGCAGCTTCTCGCCGTTCGGCTTCAACGGCCGTTACCTCTACGGCCGGGCCAGCATCGACTTCTGA
- a CDS encoding tyrosine-type recombinase/integrase yields the protein MLSDAKCKSAKASTKPYKLSDSAGLFLFVTPTGHKSWRLKYRFGRKEKQRVYGAYPTVSLREARELRDEDKRLLAQGIDPAIEAARRQLSARVIAADTFEVLAREWYSDQKMRWTAVHSADVLTSLERDVFPDLGRLPLETINAPIILATLKKVQERGAVETAHRLRQRISAIFAYGVAGGRVAADPASTLGKALQPKPTGKRWPAVRTIEDARAVLSLSDNAEVSPTLKLASRLQAITAQRPGMIRWLRWDELHHLDLSSEGECPDAIWWIPAAKMKQELSLRHNDEFAHPVPLVAEAVEVLRACHAISSGSAFVFPGARSVKKPISENALNYLYLREGLRGRHVPHGWRSTFSTVMNEWALSNGRKQDRMIIDLMLAHLPTGISATELKYNRAAFIDRRRELSALWVSMLFSDAPAASALLEGRRRRRL from the coding sequence GTGTTGAGTGATGCTAAGTGCAAGAGTGCCAAAGCCAGCACAAAGCCGTACAAGCTGTCAGACAGTGCCGGGCTTTTTCTCTTTGTCACACCGACCGGTCACAAGTCGTGGCGCTTAAAATATAGGTTTGGACGCAAGGAGAAGCAGCGGGTCTACGGAGCATATCCGACTGTCAGCCTTAGAGAGGCCCGGGAGCTCCGGGATGAGGACAAACGTCTTCTAGCTCAAGGGATCGACCCGGCTATCGAAGCCGCTCGGCGTCAGCTCAGCGCTCGTGTGATCGCTGCCGACACCTTCGAGGTTCTGGCTCGGGAATGGTATAGCGACCAAAAGATGCGCTGGACGGCGGTGCACTCGGCCGATGTCCTGACCAGCCTTGAGCGTGATGTCTTCCCGGACCTTGGGCGGCTGCCGCTCGAGACGATCAATGCACCCATTATCCTCGCCACACTCAAGAAAGTTCAGGAGAGAGGAGCCGTCGAGACCGCTCACCGGCTTCGTCAGCGCATCTCGGCGATATTCGCGTACGGGGTTGCAGGAGGGCGAGTCGCGGCTGATCCAGCGTCCACGCTGGGCAAAGCACTGCAACCGAAACCCACCGGGAAACGGTGGCCAGCCGTCAGGACGATCGAGGACGCCCGCGCGGTATTGAGCTTGAGCGATAATGCCGAGGTCTCGCCAACGCTAAAACTTGCGTCGCGCTTGCAAGCCATCACGGCGCAGAGACCGGGCATGATCCGCTGGCTACGGTGGGATGAGCTTCATCACCTGGATCTCAGCAGTGAGGGCGAGTGCCCCGACGCAATCTGGTGGATTCCAGCGGCAAAGATGAAGCAGGAGCTCTCGCTGCGACACAACGATGAATTCGCTCATCCTGTGCCGCTGGTCGCCGAAGCTGTCGAAGTCCTGCGAGCTTGCCATGCCATCAGTTCGGGCAGCGCCTTCGTCTTCCCTGGTGCGCGATCGGTCAAGAAGCCGATCAGCGAGAATGCGCTCAACTACCTTTACTTGAGAGAGGGACTTCGCGGGCGCCACGTTCCGCATGGATGGCGAAGCACCTTCTCGACCGTCATGAACGAGTGGGCCTTGAGCAATGGACGCAAGCAGGACCGGATGATTATTGACCTGATGCTTGCTCACCTGCCGACGGGCATCTCGGCAACCGAGCTCAAGTACAATCGAGCTGCCTTCATCGACAGGCGCCGCGAGCTATCTGCCCTCTGGGTAAGCATGCTGTTTAGCGACGCTCCTGCAGCGAGTGCGCTGCTCGAAGGCAGAAGGCGGCGACGACTCTGA
- the hspQ gene encoding heat shock protein HspQ: protein MDEITAPPMACARFGIGEVVRHRLLDFRGVIFDVDPVFANSEEWYQAIPMEIRPSKDQPFYHLLAENGEGSYVAYVSQQNLVADEEDEPVDHPAIANLFEAFEPGRYKLRPQHRH from the coding sequence ATGGACGAGATCACAGCTCCTCCGATGGCCTGTGCCCGCTTCGGCATCGGCGAGGTGGTCCGCCACCGGCTGCTCGATTTCCGCGGGGTGATCTTCGACGTCGATCCGGTCTTCGCCAACAGCGAGGAATGGTATCAGGCGATTCCGATGGAAATCCGGCCGTCCAAGGACCAGCCCTTCTATCATCTGCTCGCCGAGAATGGCGAAGGCAGCTACGTCGCCTATGTGTCGCAGCAGAACCTCGTCGCCGATGAGGAGGACGAGCCGGTCGATCATCCGGCGATCGCCAACCTGTTCGAAGCGTTCGAGCCCGGCCGCTACAAGTTGAGGCCGCAGCACCGGCATTAG
- a CDS encoding Lrp/AsnC family transcriptional regulator, whose product MKMDHTDRRILAILQEDATLPVADIGARVGLSPTPCWRRIQKLRSAGVIERTVALVDPRALGLGLIVFIEVEARDHSPEWQQRFLAGVSVLPEVLEVVRMAGETDYWLRVAVRDMAHFDDFYGKLIAAGPLKNVTSKFAMERCKSSTAYPVTTDPAG is encoded by the coding sequence ATGAAAATGGATCATACCGATCGCCGGATTCTCGCGATTCTCCAGGAAGACGCGACCTTGCCGGTTGCCGACATCGGCGCGCGAGTCGGGCTGTCGCCGACCCCGTGCTGGCGGCGGATCCAGAAGCTGCGCTCGGCCGGGGTGATCGAGCGGACGGTTGCGCTGGTCGATCCGCGCGCGCTCGGGCTCGGGCTGATCGTTTTCATCGAGGTCGAGGCGCGCGATCACAGCCCCGAGTGGCAGCAGCGCTTCCTGGCCGGGGTGTCCGTCCTTCCCGAAGTGCTGGAAGTGGTGCGCATGGCGGGTGAAACCGACTATTGGCTGCGGGTGGCGGTTCGCGACATGGCGCATTTCGACGATTTCTACGGCAAGCTGATCGCCGCCGGTCCGCTCAAGAACGTCACGTCCAAGTTCGCGATGGAACGCTGCAAGAGCTCGACGGCTTATCCCGTCACGACCGACCCTGCTGGTTGA